A genomic segment from Halonatronomonas betaini encodes:
- the cysS gene encoding cysteine--tRNA ligase gives MKVYNTITGQKEEFTTQEPGEVKMYVCGLTVQNYSHIGHVRGAINYDVIRRYLRHKGYDVSYIQNFTDINEKIVKRAEEEEMAPMELADKYSKAYINDLKNLNVEMPDEFCRVSDNVNKIIEMIETLIAKGHAYESEGNVYFSVESFDDYGKLSGRNIDEMEAGSRVDVDQNKKHPMDFALWKKYEDEPNWDSPWGKGWPGWHIECSAMSMKYLGGAIDIHGGGTDLVFPHHENEIAQSEAYSGEKPFVKYWLHNGTVDMSGEKMSKSIGNTYWTKDLLEDFSSDQIRYYILTKHYRSPINFSIEELKNSIKSLKRLISTLSQLDKVIDNYKKNRDNDFIQEDFIDVIKSHRTEFEEAMDDDFNTAKAISVLHSLSKEINSFINSPEFKPNDNNILILKEARRLFRTFADILGLELEPDLSGFEDREKFGKIMDILIEAREKARDNNYYELADKIRDDLDKINIRLKDTPRGTVWEYTGDESNDS, from the coding sequence TTGAAAGTTTATAATACCATTACCGGTCAAAAAGAGGAGTTCACAACCCAGGAACCTGGGGAAGTCAAAATGTATGTATGTGGGTTAACTGTGCAAAATTACTCACATATAGGCCATGTTCGTGGAGCTATAAATTATGATGTTATAAGAAGATATTTAAGGCATAAAGGTTATGATGTAAGTTATATACAAAACTTTACTGATATAAATGAAAAAATTGTAAAAAGGGCTGAAGAAGAAGAGATGGCCCCTATGGAACTTGCTGATAAATATTCTAAAGCTTATATAAATGACTTGAAGAATTTAAATGTTGAAATGCCTGATGAATTTTGCAGGGTATCTGATAATGTAAATAAAATAATTGAAATGATCGAAACTTTAATAGCAAAGGGCCATGCTTATGAGTCTGAAGGTAATGTGTATTTTAGTGTAGAAAGCTTCGATGATTATGGTAAGCTATCAGGTCGGAATATTGATGAGATGGAGGCTGGTTCCAGGGTAGATGTTGATCAGAACAAAAAGCATCCAATGGACTTTGCACTCTGGAAAAAGTATGAAGATGAGCCGAATTGGGATAGCCCATGGGGCAAAGGTTGGCCAGGCTGGCATATAGAGTGTTCAGCAATGTCTATGAAGTATCTAGGTGGAGCAATTGATATTCATGGAGGAGGAACTGATTTAGTATTTCCTCATCATGAGAATGAAATAGCCCAGTCTGAAGCTTATTCTGGTGAAAAACCTTTTGTGAAATACTGGCTCCACAATGGTACAGTTGATATGTCTGGTGAAAAGATGTCAAAATCAATTGGTAATACTTATTGGACCAAAGATCTTTTAGAAGATTTTTCTTCTGACCAAATAAGATATTATATTTTAACAAAACATTATCGAAGTCCAATAAATTTCTCGATTGAAGAATTAAAAAATTCTATCAAAAGTTTAAAGAGGTTGATTTCAACTTTAAGCCAGCTTGATAAAGTTATTGATAATTATAAGAAAAACAGGGATAATGATTTTATTCAGGAAGATTTTATTGATGTTATCAAAAGCCATAGAACAGAGTTTGAAGAAGCTATGGATGATGATTTTAATACAGCTAAAGCTATTTCTGTACTCCATAGTTTATCTAAAGAAATAAATAGTTTTATTAATTCTCCTGAATTTAAGCCAAATGATAATAATATATTAATTTTGAAGGAAGCAAGAAGACTATTTAGAACTTTTGCAGATATTTTAGGTCTTGAATTAGAACCTGATTTATCAGGTTTTGAAGATAGAGAGAAATTTGGGAAGATAATGGATATATTAATTGAAGCTAGAGAAAAAGCTAGAGATAATAATTATTATGAACTGGCTGACAAAATTAGAGATGATTTAGATAAAATCAATATAAGATTGAAGGATACCCCTAGAGGAACTGTATGGGAATATACTGGAGATGAGAGCAATGATAGTTGA
- the tuf gene encoding elongation factor Tu: protein MAKEKFERTKPHINIGTIGHVDHGKTTLTAAITSVLANYGGAEVRAFDTIDNAPEEKERGITIATSHVEYETEERHYAHVDCPGHADYVKNMITGAAQMDGAILVVSAADGPMPQTREHILLARQVGVPSIVVFLNKADMVEDEELIELVEMEVRDLLNEYDFPGDDIPVVVGSALKAMESSDPDGEWGKKIIELMEHVDSYIPEPKRDKDKAFIMPIEDVFSITGRGTVATGRVERGTLHPGDEVEIIGIKETTETVVTGVEMFRKLLDEAVAGDNIGALLRGVKRDEIERGQVLAEPGSITPHTRFKAEVYVLSKDEGGRHTPFFDGYRPQFFFRTTDVTGNIRLPEGVEMVMPGDNIEMEGELITPIAMEEGLRFAIREGGHTVGAGVVTDIIE from the coding sequence ATGGCAAAGGAAAAGTTTGAGAGAACGAAGCCCCATATTAACATAGGAACAATAGGACATGTTGATCATGGGAAGACAACATTAACAGCAGCAATCACATCTGTACTGGCAAATTATGGTGGTGCAGAGGTTAGAGCATTTGATACAATAGATAATGCTCCAGAGGAAAAAGAGCGTGGGATAACAATAGCGACATCCCATGTTGAGTATGAGACAGAGGAAAGACACTATGCCCATGTTGATTGTCCAGGACATGCTGACTATGTAAAGAATATGATTACAGGTGCAGCACAGATGGATGGAGCTATTTTGGTAGTATCAGCAGCAGACGGTCCAATGCCTCAGACAAGAGAGCATATTTTATTAGCCCGTCAGGTAGGTGTACCAAGTATAGTAGTATTTTTAAACAAAGCAGACATGGTAGAAGATGAAGAGTTAATAGAGTTAGTAGAGATGGAAGTAAGAGATTTATTAAATGAGTATGACTTCCCAGGAGACGATATACCTGTGGTAGTAGGATCAGCTTTAAAAGCAATGGAGAGTAGCGATCCTGATGGTGAATGGGGTAAGAAGATTATAGAATTGATGGAGCATGTTGATTCTTATATACCAGAGCCAAAAAGAGATAAAGACAAAGCATTTATAATGCCTATAGAAGATGTCTTTAGCATAACTGGTAGAGGAACAGTAGCTACCGGACGTGTAGAGAGAGGAACACTGCATCCAGGAGATGAAGTGGAGATTATAGGAATAAAAGAGACAACAGAGACAGTAGTAACAGGAGTAGAGATGTTCCGTAAGCTACTTGATGAGGCAGTAGCAGGAGATAATATAGGAGCATTATTAAGAGGTGTAAAAAGAGATGAGATTGAAAGAGGCCAGGTATTAGCTGAGCCAGGAAGTATAACACCTCACACTAGATTTAAGGCTGAAGTTTATGTATTATCAAAAGATGAGGGTGGAAGACATACACCATTTTTTGATGGATATAGACCACAGTTTTTCTTCCGGACAACAGATGTGACAGGAAATATTAGGTTACCAGAAGGAGTAGAAATGGTAATGCCAGGAGATAACATTGAGATGGAAGGCGAACTAATTACTCCGATAGCGATGGAAGAAGGACTAAGATTTGCTATCCGTGAGGGTGGCCATACTGTTGGTGCTGGTGTTGTAACAGATATTATTGAGTAA
- the secE gene encoding preprotein translocase subunit SecE produces the protein MAKDNPGIVSKITKFFKQVKNEMKKTNWPNKQELSSNTVVVLITVTVLIAFVGVVDVVLSGVLTPFFL, from the coding sequence ATGGCCAAAGATAATCCTGGAATAGTAAGTAAAATAACTAAATTTTTTAAGCAGGTAAAAAATGAAATGAAAAAGACTAACTGGCCTAACAAACAAGAATTATCATCTAATACAGTTGTAGTTTTAATAACTGTAACAGTTTTGATTGCTTTTGTTGGAGTGGTTGATGTAGTTTTATCTGGTGTTTTAACTCCTTTTTTCTTATAA
- the rpmG gene encoding 50S ribosomal protein L33, whose translation MREIITLECTKCKNRNYSSTKNKKNTKDRLEIKKYCPHDKEHTVHKETK comes from the coding sequence ATGAGGGAGATTATTACTTTAGAATGTACGAAATGTAAAAACAGAAATTATTCTAGTACTAAAAATAAAAAGAATACTAAAGATAGATTGGAGATTAAAAAATACTGTCCGCATGATAAAGAGCATACTGTTCACAAAGAGACTAAGTAA
- the gltX gene encoding glutamate--tRNA ligase — MSNMRLRFPPSPTGKIHVGNIRTALFNWIWARKNNGELVLRLEDTDAERSTKEFEDVIIQELNWLGLDVDEGVGVGGEYGPYRQSERKDLYTQYINQLLEENKAYKCYCSQEELDEMREKQKAAGEIPHYDGRCRYAEDKDTDDFVVRFKMPQTNEKIVVDDLIRGRVEFNSEEFDDFVIKKSDGMATYNFAVVIDDALMKISQVIRGEDHLSNTPKQIMIYKALDFDLPKFAHLPLILDEDKAKLKKRSDDDAVYVGEFRRKGYLPEALFNFLALLGWSPGDEKEIMNKDEIIKKFDLTRVNKSGAVFDIEKLNWMNNQYIQDMDLDRLYELATPYLIEAGYIESKNDIEKNRLLKILDLTRDGLDYLEQLPSEAELFFTGLEFEDIENAKNEINDPEVKEVLNGLIEELGALDHFSSDNISSVFNKVRKETGVGGRKFYHPLRVALTGRGSGPDLVSFSEIMGKEEIINRLNKSLELVAS; from the coding sequence ATGTCTAATATGAGATTAAGATTTCCACCCAGTCCTACAGGAAAAATTCATGTTGGTAATATACGTACTGCCCTTTTTAATTGGATCTGGGCAAGGAAAAATAATGGTGAATTAGTGTTGAGATTAGAAGATACTGACGCTGAAAGATCAACAAAAGAGTTTGAAGATGTTATAATTCAAGAACTAAATTGGTTAGGCTTAGATGTTGATGAAGGTGTTGGAGTAGGTGGAGAGTATGGCCCCTATAGGCAATCAGAAAGGAAAGATTTATATACTCAATATATAAATCAATTATTAGAAGAAAATAAAGCTTATAAATGTTACTGTAGCCAGGAAGAGTTAGATGAAATGAGAGAAAAACAGAAAGCGGCTGGAGAAATACCACATTATGATGGTCGTTGTAGATATGCTGAAGATAAGGATACAGATGATTTTGTTGTTAGATTTAAAATGCCTCAAACAAATGAAAAGATTGTTGTTGATGATTTAATTCGAGGCAGGGTTGAATTTAATAGTGAAGAATTTGATGATTTTGTAATTAAAAAATCAGATGGTATGGCTACTTATAATTTTGCTGTAGTTATTGATGATGCATTAATGAAAATATCTCAGGTCATTAGAGGAGAAGATCATCTATCCAATACTCCAAAGCAGATCATGATTTATAAAGCTCTTGACTTTGATCTACCAAAATTTGCTCATTTACCATTGATTTTAGATGAAGATAAAGCTAAATTAAAGAAAAGATCTGATGATGATGCAGTTTATGTTGGAGAGTTTAGAAGAAAGGGTTATCTACCTGAGGCACTATTTAATTTTCTGGCTTTATTAGGCTGGTCTCCTGGTGATGAGAAAGAAATTATGAATAAAGATGAGATTATCAAAAAGTTTGATTTAACTAGAGTTAATAAAAGTGGTGCAGTTTTCGATATTGAGAAATTAAATTGGATGAATAATCAATATATCCAGGATATGGATCTGGATAGGCTTTATGAACTTGCGACTCCTTATTTAATAGAGGCTGGTTATATTGAATCTAAAAATGATATTGAAAAAAATCGCTTATTAAAGATATTAGATTTAACCAGAGATGGCTTAGATTATTTAGAACAGTTACCATCTGAAGCTGAATTATTTTTTACTGGTCTTGAATTTGAAGATATTGAGAATGCTAAAAATGAAATAAATGATCCTGAAGTAAAAGAGGTTTTAAATGGTTTGATTGAAGAACTGGGAGCACTTGATCATTTTTCAAGTGACAATATCAGTTCAGTTTTTAATAAGGTTAGAAAAGAGACAGGTGTTGGAGGTAGAAAGTTTTATCATCCTCTTCGAGTAGCCTTAACTGGTAGAGGTTCTGGACCTGACTTAGTTAGTTTTTCAGAGATTATGGGGAAAGAAGAAATTATAAATAGGTTAAATAAATCCCTTGAACTAGTTGCTAGTTGA
- the thyX gene encoding FAD-dependent thymidylate synthase encodes MIVEPSVELIDYTEDPEMNVAVAARLCYSEKGNKEIRESLSKEKKEALIKKILDLGHYSTLEHTFFSFHIVCSRVTSHQLVRQRVGVSYSQRSQRYVKEDNFDFIIPPKIKNKGSEAVKVFKDHYERSRETYNELLDQGIPPEDARFVLPAVKTNLIASYNARSLYHLFSLRCCARAQWEIREIARDMLEQVKSVAPLLFSKAGADCEAKGVCPEGDLSCGRIENLDNINGDNNG; translated from the coding sequence ATGATAGTTGAACCATCGGTTGAATTGATTGATTATACTGAAGACCCGGAGATGAATGTAGCTGTTGCAGCCAGGCTCTGTTATTCTGAAAAGGGTAATAAAGAAATTCGAGAAAGCTTAAGTAAAGAGAAAAAAGAAGCTCTGATTAAAAAGATTTTGGATTTAGGTCATTATTCGACTTTAGAGCATACATTTTTCTCTTTTCATATAGTTTGTAGCAGAGTTACCAGTCATCAATTGGTTAGACAAAGGGTAGGTGTTTCTTATAGTCAGAGATCTCAAAGATATGTTAAAGAGGATAATTTTGATTTTATAATCCCCCCAAAAATCAAAAACAAAGGTTCGGAAGCAGTTAAAGTTTTTAAAGATCATTATGAAAGAAGTAGAGAAACTTATAATGAGTTACTGGATCAAGGCATTCCTCCAGAAGATGCAAGGTTTGTTCTACCTGCAGTTAAGACGAATCTGATTGCTTCTTATAATGCAAGGTCTCTATATCATCTATTTTCTCTTAGATGCTGTGCCAGGGCTCAATGGGAAATAAGAGAAATTGCCAGAGATATGCTGGAGCAGGTAAAGTCTGTTGCACCATTATTATTTTCGAAAGCAGGGGCTGATTGTGAAGCAAAGGGTGTTTGCCCGGAAGGCGATTTAAGTTGCGGAAGGATAGAGAACCTTGATAATATAAATGGTGATAATAATGGCTAA
- the sigH gene encoding RNA polymerase sporulation sigma factor SigH, with amino-acid sequence MEMNAQKKLDYDDYTEMADDKLIEVIHDNGNSVAEEVLIKRYKNFVLAKSRSYFLVGADREDIVQEGMIGLYKAIRDYRIERLASFRAFAELCITRQIITAIKAATRQKHQPLNSYISLNKPIYDEESDRTLLDILKGSKLTNPEQLFISKETYELIEDKIYEMLSDLEFDVLQEYLKGKSYQAIAEELDKHVKSVDNALQRVKRKLEDFLEKHNI; translated from the coding sequence TTGGAAATGAATGCACAGAAGAAGCTTGATTATGATGATTATACTGAAATGGCAGATGATAAATTAATCGAAGTGATTCATGATAATGGTAACTCTGTAGCAGAAGAAGTACTTATCAAAAGATATAAGAATTTTGTCCTGGCTAAATCGCGCTCTTATTTTTTAGTAGGTGCTGATAGGGAAGATATTGTTCAAGAAGGCATGATTGGATTATATAAAGCTATTAGAGATTATAGAATTGAAAGATTAGCATCATTTAGAGCTTTTGCCGAACTGTGCATAACCAGGCAGATAATAACCGCAATTAAGGCTGCAACACGGCAGAAACATCAGCCCCTTAATTCCTATATTTCATTAAATAAACCTATTTATGATGAAGAATCCGATAGGACTTTACTGGATATTCTTAAAGGGAGTAAACTTACTAACCCTGAACAATTATTTATAAGTAAAGAAACATATGAACTAATTGAAGATAAGATTTATGAGATGCTCAGTGATTTAGAGTTTGATGTTTTACAGGAATATCTTAAAGGAAAGTCTTATCAGGCTATAGCTGAAGAATTAGATAAACATGTTAAATCTGTAGATAATGCTTTACAGAGAGTCAAAAGGAAACTAGAGGATTTTTTAGAAAAACATAATATTTAA
- the ispD gene encoding 2-C-methyl-D-erythritol 4-phosphate cytidylyltransferase: MNLSLIIASAGKGSRMKMDRRKQNIPIHNKPLLWHTLNSFLDVNILFSDIYVMVNKKDINYTKNHIIPDLYFDKEVNIHVLPGGHSRVETIQNGINSLNDLTDYVFIHDGARPFVDEDLLNRLITALNDFNAVIPAVSVKDTIKVKNNSLVVNTLDRDSLVAVQTPQAFSYKIIKEAYEKVENIEGKIYDDSLMVENIGEPVKIVEGDYNNFKITTKEDLYKASHILDKRGLE; encoded by the coding sequence ATGAACTTATCATTAATAATTGCATCTGCTGGCAAGGGCAGTAGAATGAAAATGGACAGAAGAAAACAAAACATACCAATCCATAATAAGCCTTTATTATGGCATACATTAAATTCTTTTTTAGATGTTAATATTTTATTTTCTGATATTTATGTTATGGTTAATAAAAAAGATATTAATTATACTAAAAATCATATTATACCGGATTTATATTTTGATAAAGAAGTTAATATTCATGTATTACCTGGAGGTCACTCTAGAGTAGAAACTATTCAAAATGGAATAAATAGTTTAAATGATTTAACAGATTATGTTTTTATACATGATGGTGCTCGTCCTTTTGTAGACGAGGATTTATTAAATAGATTAATAACTGCATTAAATGATTTTAATGCAGTTATTCCTGCGGTATCTGTTAAAGATACAATAAAAGTGAAAAATAATAGCCTGGTGGTAAATACTCTGGATAGAGATAGTTTAGTTGCTGTTCAGACTCCCCAGGCTTTTTCTTATAAAATAATAAAAGAAGCCTATGAGAAAGTTGAAAATATTGAAGGGAAAATATATGATGATTCACTGATGGTAGAAAATATAGGTGAACCTGTTAAGATTGTGGAAGGCGATTATAATAATTTCAAAATAACAACTAAAGAGGATTTATATAAAGCAAGTCATATACTGGATAAGAGGGGGCTTGAGTAA
- a CDS encoding HutP family protein, producing MLVKDIMTKNPITINQNSTLLEAERLLAINKIGRLIVTDDNDKVVGIITDGDFMEKEDLQASISPLVSRDLIKINQEATVKEASQLISDHQIGGLPVFSNGKLVGIITAQDIVEGYVRQDKEDIDMDKSKITPESAAIYLSMTRSREYEEYWLDKIRGYGYKGAITQTGASAEKLPIKLRESSTVAAIAREVIDENPREKMAVSNAVKDAYSQLSLINPGLGGGFKIAIVRGKEYVTVAIFGKFGHALVDGTEQLTVGTSVI from the coding sequence ATGTTAGTAAAAGATATAATGACTAAAAATCCAATAACAATAAATCAGAATTCTACTTTACTTGAAGCAGAAAGATTATTGGCTATTAATAAAATAGGTCGATTAATAGTTACAGATGATAATGATAAAGTAGTTGGAATTATAACAGATGGTGATTTCATGGAAAAAGAAGATTTGCAAGCAAGCATTTCGCCACTTGTTTCTCGAGATTTAATAAAAATTAATCAAGAGGCAACTGTTAAAGAAGCATCTCAGCTTATTTCTGATCACCAGATAGGTGGTTTGCCTGTATTCTCAAATGGAAAATTGGTTGGGATTATTACAGCTCAGGACATAGTTGAGGGATATGTAAGGCAGGATAAAGAAGATATTGATATGGATAAAAGTAAAATAACACCTGAAAGTGCAGCTATTTATTTATCAATGACTAGAAGTAGAGAATATGAAGAGTACTGGCTTGATAAAATAAGAGGATATGGTTATAAGGGTGCTATTACCCAGACAGGTGCAAGTGCAGAGAAATTGCCAATTAAATTGAGAGAAAGTAGCACTGTTGCTGCTATAGCCAGGGAAGTTATTGACGAGAATCCAAGAGAGAAAATGGCTGTTTCTAATGCAGTTAAAGATGCTTATAGTCAGCTTTCATTAATAAATCCTGGTCTTGGTGGCGGATTTAAGATTGCAATTGTTAGAGGAAAAGAATATGTGACTGTAGCTATTTTTGGTAAGTTTGGCCATGCTTTAGTGGATGGAACAGAGCAATTAACAGTTGGCACCAGTGTAATATAA
- the nusG gene encoding transcription termination/antitermination protein NusG produces MSLSDEIKDENKNWYVIHTYSGHEQKVKANLEKRIASTGMEDRIFKIIVPTEERLERKKGEDKVVKKKIFPGYVLIQMDMSDESWYVVRNTPGVTGFVSSGTKPLPLQPEEIEDILGNMGMKKPELKIDIDPGDQVIITEGPFKDNTGIVDEVYPEQRKAKVLVDIFGRETPMELELSQFEKE; encoded by the coding sequence ATGTCATTATCTGACGAAATTAAAGATGAAAATAAAAATTGGTATGTGATTCATACTTATTCTGGTCATGAACAGAAGGTTAAGGCTAATTTAGAGAAAAGAATTGCCAGTACAGGAATGGAAGATAGAATTTTTAAGATTATTGTGCCTACTGAAGAGAGACTGGAACGGAAAAAGGGAGAAGACAAAGTTGTCAAGAAGAAGATTTTTCCTGGTTATGTTTTGATCCAGATGGATATGAGTGATGAGTCCTGGTATGTTGTAAGAAATACCCCAGGTGTAACAGGCTTTGTTAGTAGCGGAACTAAACCATTACCTTTACAACCTGAAGAAATAGAAGACATTTTAGGTAATATGGGTATGAAAAAACCAGAGTTAAAGATTGATATTGATCCTGGAGATCAGGTTATTATAACTGAAGGACCATTTAAAGATAATACAGGAATAGTTGATGAGGTCTATCCTGAACAGAGAAAGGCTAAGGTTCTGGTTGATATATTTGGAAGAGAGACACCAATGGAGCTTGAACTTTCTCAGTTTGAAAAAGAATAA
- the rlmB gene encoding 23S rRNA (guanosine(2251)-2'-O)-methyltransferase RlmB, whose translation MAKIIGKNPVIEAMIGGRNIHEIIIQENLDSGRLNDIKKLAKKEGIKLKEVSAIEINRIAEIDNHQGIVALAEDIKLYSLEEFLEKAPQSNGFLLNKPRFLILDQIQDPHNFGALIRTAQSAGFDGVIFHENRFCDLSAIVLKASSGAAEHIPLIKVKNLNRAIEDLKSKGVWIAGADMEGKQQYFEADFTGAIGIVIGNEGSGLRRLVKENCDFLVSIPVTENPGSLNASVAAGILIYETVRQRKIKLD comes from the coding sequence ATGGCTAAAATAATTGGGAAAAATCCTGTAATTGAAGCAATGATTGGGGGAAGAAATATCCATGAAATAATTATTCAAGAAAACCTAGACTCAGGTAGACTTAATGATATTAAAAAACTTGCAAAAAAAGAGGGAATTAAACTGAAAGAAGTTTCTGCTATAGAAATTAATAGAATAGCAGAAATAGATAATCATCAAGGTATTGTTGCTCTTGCTGAAGATATTAAATTATATTCACTTGAAGAATTTTTAGAAAAAGCACCTCAAAGTAATGGTTTTTTATTAAATAAGCCCAGATTTTTAATTTTAGACCAGATTCAAGATCCGCATAATTTTGGAGCTTTAATAAGAACGGCACAGTCAGCAGGATTTGATGGAGTTATTTTTCATGAAAATAGATTTTGTGATCTATCAGCAATAGTCTTAAAGGCTAGTTCAGGGGCTGCTGAACATATTCCATTAATAAAGGTTAAAAATTTAAATAGAGCTATTGAAGATCTAAAGTCTAAGGGAGTCTGGATTGCCGGGGCTGATATGGAAGGCAAGCAGCAATATTTTGAAGCAGATTTTACTGGAGCTATTGGTATTGTTATAGGAAATGAAGGCTCCGGTCTCAGGAGACTGGTTAAAGAAAACTGCGATTTTTTGGTCTCAATTCCTGTGACTGAGAACCCTGGTTCATTAAATGCTTCGGTTGCAGCAGGTATATTAATTTACGAAACAGTCAGACAGAGAAAAATTAAGCTTGACTAA
- a CDS encoding TRAM domain-containing protein produces MFKKVIRFILTIAGAIIGYNLVVILGISHELSFEFNNLNDIFTSTQFIGIIAGGLVGFFVFAIIVEKILNYFLSFEKKFKGLTWEKIIVGIIGLVIGLIFGALINFAFSIPKIPRLGMPLQIVINVVSAYLGFSLALNKEKLIADFLFAQSKNLSNNYNEKTDLSANKILDTSVIIDGRIADICKTGFVEGSLIIPEFILEELRHIADSSDVLKRNRGRRGLDILKQMQKDDGINVEIINKDFEEIVEVDSKLVKLAKIMSGIIVTNDYNLNKVADLQGVRVLNINELANAVKPVVLPGEEMDVRVIKEGKEDGQGIGYLDDGTMIVVDEGIKYIGEEVSVLVTSILQTAAGRMIFAKLKD; encoded by the coding sequence GTGTTTAAAAAAGTAATAAGATTTATTTTGACAATTGCCGGGGCGATTATAGGTTATAATTTAGTTGTTATATTAGGAATTTCTCATGAGTTATCCTTTGAATTTAATAATTTGAATGATATATTTACAAGCACACAGTTTATTGGAATAATAGCTGGCGGTTTAGTCGGCTTTTTTGTTTTTGCAATTATAGTAGAAAAAATATTAAATTATTTCCTTAGTTTTGAAAAGAAATTCAAAGGGCTAACCTGGGAAAAAATTATTGTTGGAATAATAGGTTTAGTAATTGGTTTAATATTTGGTGCATTAATAAATTTTGCATTTTCAATTCCGAAGATTCCCAGGCTGGGAATGCCTCTACAGATTGTTATAAATGTTGTTTCTGCATATCTAGGCTTTTCTTTAGCCCTTAATAAAGAAAAGCTAATTGCTGACTTTTTATTTGCCCAGAGTAAAAATCTATCAAATAATTATAATGAAAAAACAGATCTGTCTGCAAATAAGATTTTAGATACCAGTGTAATTATTGATGGTAGGATTGCAGATATTTGTAAGACAGGTTTTGTAGAGGGGTCATTAATAATTCCTGAATTTATTTTGGAAGAATTGAGACATATTGCTGATTCTTCAGATGTTTTAAAAAGAAACAGAGGGCGACGTGGCCTTGATATTTTAAAACAGATGCAAAAAGATGATGGAATAAATGTTGAAATTATAAATAAGGACTTTGAGGAGATAGTAGAAGTTGACAGTAAGTTAGTAAAACTTGCTAAAATCATGTCTGGAATTATAGTTACTAATGATTATAATTTGAATAAAGTTGCTGATTTGCAGGGTGTTAGAGTTTTAAATATTAATGAACTTGCAAATGCAGTTAAGCCAGTAGTTTTACCTGGTGAAGAAATGGATGTAAGAGTAATAAAAGAAGGCAAAGAAGATGGCCAGGGTATTGGTTATTTAGATGATGGTACTATGATTGTTGTTGATGAGGGAATAAAATATATAGGTGAAGAAGTGTCTGTTTTAGTGACCAGTATTTTACAGACAGCTGCAGGCAGAATGATCTTTGCTAAATTAAAAGATTGA
- the ispF gene encoding 2-C-methyl-D-erythritol 2,4-cyclodiphosphate synthase, whose translation MRIGTGYDVHKFSKGTSLIIGGCKIDFKFGLAGYSDADVLIHSIIDSILGAAGLGDIGDHFPPGDEKYLNISSLELLEETARLLKENDYKIINIDTTIIAEKPKLSGYKEKMKNNISKVLKINEEQVNIKATTTEKLGFVGRVEGIACQAITLIK comes from the coding sequence TTGAGAATCGGAACTGGTTATGATGTTCATAAATTTAGCAAAGGGACCTCTCTAATAATAGGTGGCTGCAAAATAGATTTTAAGTTTGGTCTGGCAGGCTATTCAGATGCAGATGTTTTAATTCATTCTATAATTGATTCTATTTTAGGAGCGGCTGGCCTTGGAGATATTGGTGATCATTTCCCGCCAGGTGATGAGAAATATTTAAATATTTCTAGCCTGGAACTTTTAGAAGAAACTGCTAGATTGTTAAAAGAAAATGATTATAAAATAATTAACATAGATACTACAATCATAGCTGAAAAGCCAAAATTATCAGGATATAAAGAAAAAATGAAAAATAATATTTCAAAAGTATTGAAAATTAATGAAGAACAGGTTAATATTAAAGCTACAACAACAGAAAAATTAGGTTTTGTTGGTAGAGTCGAAGGAATTGCCTGTCAGGCAATAACTTTGATTAAATGA